The following proteins are encoded in a genomic region of Leptospira ryugenii:
- a CDS encoding family 2A encapsulin nanocompartment shell protein, with protein sequence MAETYQHSLGDASARQLSNTVKTNAQYGAITPRWLVRLLDWKGLEAGVLRVNRVAANTNVDVLCGQKGEQELPETFVNYEEKPKEYTLSLISTVLDVHTRVSDLYSSPHEQIAEQLRLTIESVKEKQELELINNEDYGLLKNVPKSQRLNTRKGPPTPDDLDDLIAKVWKEPSFFLAHPLAIAAFGRECTRRGVPPATISMFGAQFLTWRGLPIIPSDKLLVNGESNPKSVSGLSNILLLRVGEKKQGVVGLYQTNLPGEQTPGLSVRFMGINRSAIGSYLISLYCSAAILTDDAIASLDNVDVGNYYEYK encoded by the coding sequence ATGGCAGAAACATACCAACATTCACTTGGAGACGCATCCGCGAGACAGCTGTCCAACACGGTAAAAACTAACGCACAGTATGGTGCAATTACTCCGCGATGGTTGGTACGATTACTCGACTGGAAAGGATTGGAAGCAGGTGTGTTAAGAGTCAACCGCGTAGCCGCAAATACAAACGTAGATGTTCTATGTGGACAAAAAGGGGAACAAGAACTCCCCGAAACATTTGTAAATTATGAAGAAAAACCAAAAGAATACACTTTAAGTTTAATATCCACCGTCCTAGACGTACATACAAGGGTATCCGATTTATACAGTTCACCACACGAGCAGATTGCGGAACAACTTCGTCTGACAATTGAAAGTGTAAAAGAAAAACAAGAGTTAGAGCTCATCAACAATGAGGATTACGGTCTACTTAAAAACGTACCGAAATCACAAAGGTTGAACACCAGAAAAGGGCCACCAACTCCAGATGATTTAGATGATCTCATTGCAAAAGTTTGGAAAGAACCCTCTTTTTTTCTGGCTCACCCGCTTGCGATTGCGGCTTTCGGTAGAGAATGTACACGTAGAGGTGTTCCACCAGCTACTATATCTATGTTTGGTGCTCAGTTTTTAACATGGAGAGGACTTCCAATCATTCCGTCTGACAAACTTTTAGTCAATGGTGAGTCAAATCCAAAGTCAGTCAGTGGACTTTCGAACATATTACTTCTTCGAGTGGGTGAGAAAAAACAAGGTGTTGTAGGTTTGTACCAAACGAATTTACCAGGAGAACAAACACCTGGACTATCTGTACGGTTTATGGGGATCAACCGTTCGGCAATTGGCTCCTATTTAATTTCCCTATATTGTTCGGCGGCAATTTTGACAGATGATGCAATTGCTTCTCTCGACAATGTAGATGTAGGAAATTATTATGAGTACAAGTGA
- a CDS encoding SDR family oxidoreductase, with product MEKKVILITGTSRGIGESIYAHLDGLGHIVYGSSRTKPNQEIKRHIILDVTNQKECEQAVHSVIETSGKIDVLINNAGYHLTGASIENSLQELTDQINLNFYGSVYTSRAVIPHFLKRGQGRIINMSSLGGLLSLPFTSAYNASKFALEGYMESLRLELLPYNIYISNVEPGYVNSGTIGLSIGRPKESHSAFSRYREQMHKIMESESSRGTSKETIAKTIASIIDSKKPKLRYKLGNMSLFLPLMKECMPQNFFEKTVLKSFQLPIEVKA from the coding sequence ATGGAAAAAAAGGTCATCTTAATCACTGGTACTTCTCGTGGGATCGGCGAAAGCATATATGCACATTTGGATGGTTTAGGGCATATAGTTTATGGATCCTCCCGAACAAAACCAAACCAGGAAATCAAAAGGCATATTATCCTGGACGTCACAAACCAAAAAGAATGTGAACAAGCTGTTCATTCTGTAATTGAAACTTCAGGGAAAATAGATGTTCTCATCAATAATGCAGGATATCACCTAACCGGAGCATCTATTGAAAATAGCCTCCAAGAATTGACGGATCAGATAAATTTAAATTTTTATGGAAGTGTCTATACTTCGCGAGCCGTTATTCCTCATTTTTTAAAAAGGGGACAAGGGAGAATCATAAACATGAGTTCATTAGGTGGTTTGCTTTCATTGCCGTTTACAAGTGCTTATAACGCAAGTAAATTTGCCTTAGAAGGATATATGGAATCCCTGCGTCTTGAACTACTCCCATATAACATCTATATCTCCAATGTAGAACCAGGATACGTAAACTCTGGAACCATCGGTTTATCTATAGGAAGACCAAAGGAATCCCATTCTGCGTTCTCTAGATACCGGGAACAGATGCACAAAATCATGGAGAGTGAGTCCTCCCGAGGCACTTCCAAAGAAACGATTGCAAAGACTATAGCATCGATCATAGACAGCAAAAAACCTAAATTAAGATATAAATTGGGTAATATGAGCCTTTTTTTGCCTTTGATGAAGGAATGTATGCCCCAGAACTTTTTTGAGAAGACTGTCCTAAAATCCTTCCAATTACCTATAGAAGTGAAAGCATAG